One genomic window of Halorubrum hochsteinianum includes the following:
- a CDS encoding ArsC family transcriptional regulator, producing MAAAFAERERDRRNAGDRIEIVTGGTRPADHVHEVVVEAMAEVDIDISDQTPREVTPDELRAVDLVVTMGCSASDVCPATWNGENRDWGLDDPHGRPIEEVREIRDEVEARVVALFDELLSEPPSAE from the coding sequence ATGGCCGCCGCGTTCGCCGAACGGGAGCGCGACCGCCGGAACGCGGGCGACCGGATCGAGATCGTCACCGGCGGGACGCGGCCCGCCGACCACGTTCACGAGGTCGTCGTCGAGGCGATGGCGGAAGTTGACATCGACATCAGCGACCAAACGCCCCGGGAGGTGACGCCCGACGAGCTACGGGCGGTCGACCTCGTCGTCACGATGGGCTGTTCGGCGTCGGACGTGTGCCCGGCGACGTGGAACGGCGAGAACCGCGACTGGGGACTCGACGACCCGCACGGGCGACCGATCGAGGAGGTCCGCGAGATCCGTGACGAGGTCGAGGCGCGCGTCGTCGCGCTGTTCGACGAACTCCTGTCGGAGCCGCCCTCCGCGGAGTGA
- the hcsS gene encoding halo-CC-star protein HcsS, with translation MLLSASERGSDADGATDDEVVAAAEALGEELAAAKESSAEFAFTTMVMQCNEAIGDETGIDYGDVCGADDDGCC, from the coding sequence GCGGTTCCGACGCGGACGGGGCCACCGATGACGAGGTCGTCGCGGCCGCCGAGGCCCTGGGCGAGGAACTCGCCGCCGCGAAGGAATCGTCGGCGGAGTTCGCGTTCACCACGATGGTGATGCAGTGTAACGAGGCGATCGGCGACGAGACGGGGATCGACTACGGCGACGTCTGCGGCGCTGACGACGACGGCTGCTGTTAG